The following are encoded together in the Brassica napus cultivar Da-Ae chromosome A9, Da-Ae, whole genome shotgun sequence genome:
- the LOC125578209 gene encoding uncharacterized mitochondrial protein AtMg00810-like, which produces MQRGKASQQWFLKFSAAQLRLCFSRATGDHTLFVKTCADGHFLAVLVYVDDIIVASTNASKSKELIQNLSQQFKLRDLGVLKYFLDLEIAQSSESISVCQRKYALETLSSIGMLGCKPISTPMVLNLHLSIDEGAPIENPEMCQSLVGRLMYLTITRPYITYAVNKLCQYSSAPKLPHLQAVYKVLH; this is translated from the exons ATGCAGAGAGGAAAG GCGTCACAACAATGGTTCCTTAAGTTCTCTGCTGCTCAGTTGCGTTTGTGTTTCTCAAGGGCTACTGGTGATCATACCCTCTTTGTCAAGACTTGTGCTGATGGACATTTTCTTGCAGtgttagtgtatgtggatgacatcattGTGGCAAGCACAAATGCATCCAAATCTAAAGAGTTGATCCAAAATTTGTCTCAACAGTTCAAATTGAGAGATCTTGGCGTTCTTAAGTACTTCTTGGATCTTGAAATAGCTCAAAGCAGTGAAAGTATCTCTGTTTGTCAGAGAAAATATGCTTTGGAGACTCTTTCTTCTATAGGAATGCTTGGATGCAAGCCTATCTCGACTCCTATGGTTCTGAATCTTCATTTGTCTATTGATGAGGGTGCTCCTATAGAGAATCCAGAGATGTGTCAAAGCCTTGTCGGACGGTTAATGTATCTTACGATCACTCGACCATATATCACATATGCTGTCAACAAGCTTTGTCAATACTCCTCTGCTCCTAAGTTACCTCATCTTCAGGCAGTCTATAAAGTGTTGCACTAG
- the LOC106414372 gene encoding uncharacterized protein LOC106414372 isoform X2 has translation MKLVWSPETASNAYIHTVIERYKESSVAEYLSATAAGWSTRLIVETWKRGDPIATSVGLAVAAIHTRGRHICIVPDEESRLEYETVMKRAVVSEATEIVVGDSVEDVVDRLSGVDFLVVDSKRGEYVKALGLANTSKMGAVLVCKNATQKSIPGFKWHRVLRRGTRVVRSVFLPVGRGLDIAHVGASGGGGDLKKVHSRWIKHVDPRSGEEHLFKRK, from the exons ATGAAGCTCGTCTGGTCGCCGGAAACTGCCTCTAACGCTTACATCCATACCGTTATAGAACG CTACAAAGAATCGAGTGTAGCCGAGTATTTATCGGCTACGGCGGCTGGATGGAGCACGAGGCTGATCGTGGAGACTTGGAAGCGTGGAGACCCCATCGCCACCAGTGTCGGACTAGCTGTAGCAGCCATACATACCCGCGGAAGACACATATGCATAGTTCCTGACGAGGAGTCAAGATTGGAGTACGAGACCGTGATGAAAAGAGCCGTCGTGAGCGAAGCGACGGAGATAGTGGTCGGAGACTCGGTGGAGGACGTGGTGGATAGACTCTCCGGCGTGGACTTCTTGGTGGTGGACTCAAAACGAGGCGAGTACGTCAAGGCGTTGGGGTTAGCGAACACGAGCAAAATGGGTGCCGTTTTGGTGTGTAAAAACGCCACGCAGAAGTCTATCCCTGGGTTTAAGTGGCACCGTGTTTTGAGACGAGGCACACGTGTTGTAAGATCGGTGTTTTTACCCGTCGGGAGAGGGTTAGATATCGCACACGTGGGAGccagtggtggtggtggtgatttgAAGAAGGTTCATAGTCGTTGGATTAAACACGTCGATCCTCGGTCAGGAGAAGAGCATCTGTTCAAACGCAAATAG
- the LOC106414372 gene encoding F-box protein At3g60790-like isoform X1, with product MTAPSSSSPRRNHQYSIDDHDLISKLPDELLQMVLSNLSTEEAVRTSVLSSRWVDVWKWRSYLVLDMNMVLDSTPKERLQQVSVQLARLMTKVINNHRGRLERCTIQHYKSQCKDGTLQSWIDSVTGLKHTKDLTLINYIPAIRHYKRANLLSLHPYTFSHHSLSSLSLCGFSLIGPDAFCKCKNLKTLNLINIVISQASVLSGVLAAFSSLEVIVLNVNFLTPRGVLKIENNNLKFLQLSYLNEIDRMEVYATCLDVLDIRCIKVKRDNFILVAPNIEVNKNSWLDNHSRNDCPHLYCNVSSFLAQVETNIWHKILGSDFIDMRRYVYLSVSVDITDPKEVEILEEVLLMWTNGLLELEIFFKVHSWLNSHYWIELDHFSHISYIIFSFQHKKSHREEGECSTNDRTHAKLFPNADLRVYNVRLYNFDGSNEEEFAFVSRLVMQKPVILNMMIETSLFPPTKKFNAEAAVAKLMELKYYKNLKIECF from the exons ATGACAGCACCCTCATCATCGTCACCTAGAAGAAACCACCAATATTCTATCGATGACCATGACTTGATCAGCAAACTCCCAGACGAGTTATTGCAAATGGTTCTCTCAAATTTGTCCACCGAAGAAGCTGTAAGAACAAGTGTTTTGTCGTCACGTTGGGTGGATGTGTGGAAATGGAGGTCTTATCTCGTCCTCGACATGAACATGGTCTTGGATTCAACCCCCAAGGAACGTTTGCAACAAGTTTCTGTTCAGTTGGCTAGGTTAATGACCAAG GTTATAAATAATCACCGTGGCCGCCTAGAGAGATGCACTATTCAGCATTACAAATCCCAATGTAAGGATGGTACGCTCCAAAGTTGGATCGACTCAGTGACTGGTTTGAAACACACAAAAGATCTCACACTTATAAACTATATCCCTGCTATAAGGCATTACAAAAGAGCTAATTTGCTCAGCTTGCACCCATATACATTTTCACATCATAGCCTCAGTTCACTATCACTTTGTGGATTTAGCCTAATAGGTCCAGATGCCTTCTGCAAGTGCAAGAATCTTAAGACTCTCAATCTTATAAACATTGTCATCTCACAAGCTAGTGTCCTTAGTGGAGTTTTAGCAGCTTTCTCCTCCCTCGAGGTTATTGTGTTGAATGTCAATTTCCTAACCCCACGTGGTGTGTTGAAGATCGAGAACAACAATTTGAAGTTCTTGCAATTGTCTTACCTTAACGAGATTGATAGGATGGAAGTGTATGCAACTTGTCTAGATGTTCTAGACATCAGGTGTATCAAAGTTAAGAGAGACAACTTCATCCTCGTTGCTCCCAATATCGAGGTTAACAAAAATTCTTGGCTGGATAATCACAGCCGTAATGATTGTCCTCACCTCTACTGTAACGTATCATCATTTCTCGCTCAG GTGGAAACAAACATTTGGCATAAGATTTTGGGGAGCGACTTTATTGATATGAGACGGTATGTGTATTTATCAGTGAGTGTAGATATAACTGATCCGAAAGAAGTGGAGATACTGGAGGAAGTTTTGCTTATGTGGACCAATGGTTTGTTGGAGCTTGAGATCTTTTTCAAGGTACACTCATGGTTAAATTCTCATTATTGGATAGAACTTGACCACTTCTCtcatatatcatatatcatattttcattTCAGCATAAGAAATCTCATAGGGAAGAAGGTGAATGTTCTACTAACGACAGAACACATGCAAAACTGTTCCCTAACGCTGATTTACGCGTTTATAATGTGCGGTTGTATAATTTTGATGGTTCGAATGAGGAAGAATTTGCGTTTGTTTCACGTTTGGTGATGCAAAAGCCGGTGATACTGAATATGATGATCGAGACTTCTTTGTTTCCTCCGACGAAGAAGTTCAATGCGGAAGCAGCTGTGGCCAAGTTGATGGaacttaaatattacaaaaatcttaaaattgaATGCTTCTGA
- the LOC106415920 gene encoding uncharacterized protein LOC106415920 gives MASMVSPTTCLYLHKHRLKLPSHGRLRITASIPEASDEKHPKLIARREMILRSSELAMIGAIFQLSGKKPEYLGVQKNERLALCPATNNCISTSESVSDRVHYAPPWNYNGGRKTPVSREVAMKELVNVIKSTKPDKFTPRIVEKKDDYVHVEYESPILGLDDVEFLFSPGKKSTVEYRSASRKGNFDFDVNRKRIKALRQELEKKGWESENSF, from the exons ATGGCTTCCATGGTGTCACCGACCACTTGCTTATACCTCCATAAACACCGGTTAAAGCTTCCCTCCCATGGTCGTCTTCGTATAACCGCTTCGATTCCAGAGGCTTCAGATGAGAAGCATCCCAAGTTAATTGCTCGAAG AGAGATGATTCTTAGGAGCAGTGAACTAGCTATGATCGGAGCCATTTTCCAGCTCAG TGGGAAGAAACCAGAGTATCTTGGAGTACAGAAGAACGAGAGATTAGCTCTATGTCCTGCTACAAACAACTGTATATCCACTTCTGAGAGTGTCAGCGATCGAGTCCACTATGCTCCACCATG GAACTATAATGGTGGAAGGAAGACGCCTGTGAGCAGAGAAGTTGCAATGAAAGAGCTTGTCAATGTG ATTAAGTCGACGAAGCCGGACAAGTTTACTCCTAGGATTGTGGAGAAGAAGGATGACTATGTTCATGTGGAGTATGAAAGTCCTATCTTAGGGT TAGATGATGTTGAGTTTTTGTTCTCTCCTGGGAAGAAGTCgacggtggagtatcggtctgcATCACGTAAAGGGAACTTCGACTTTGATGTGAACAGAAAGCGAATTAAG GCATTGCGACAGGAGCTGGAGAAGAAGGGATGGGAGTCAGAGAACAGCTTCTGA
- the LOC106415919 gene encoding proteasome subunit beta type-1 produces MTKQHANWSPYDNNGGTCVAIAGSDYCVIAADTRMSTGYSILSRDYSKIHKLADKAVLSSSGFQADVKALQKVLKSRHLVYQHQHNKQMSCPAMAQLLSNTLYFKRFFPYYAFNVLGGLDEEGKGCVFTYDAVGSYEKVGYSAQGSGSTLIMPFLDNQLKSPSPLLLPAQDAITPLSEPEAVDLVKTVFASATERDIYTGDKLEIMILKADGIRTEVMELRKD; encoded by the exons ATGACGAAGCAGCACGCGAACTGGTCTCCTTACGATAACAATGGAGG AACATGTGTGGCCATCGCTGGATCCGATTACTGCGTCATCGCCGCCGATACTCGGATGTCTACCGGTTACAGTATTCTAAGCCGCGATTACTCGAAGATCCATAAACT AGCAGACAAGGCTGTGCTCTCTTCCTCAGGGTTTCAAGCTGATGTGAAAGCACTTCAGAAAGTTCTCAAGTCAAGGCACTTG GTTTATCAGCATCAGCATAACAAGCAGATGAGTTGTCCTGCAATGGCTCAGCTTCTCTCCAACACGCTTTACTTCAAGCGGTTTTTTCCTTACTATGCCTTTAACGTTCTCGGTGGGCTTGATGAGGAAG GAAAAGGCTGTGTCTTTACGTATGACGCGGTGGGATCATATGAGAAGGTTGGTTACAGTGCTCAAGGCTCTGGTTCCACTCTCATTATGCCCTTCCTTGACAATCAGCTCAAGAGTCCTAGCCCGCTTTTGCTTCCTGCCCAG GATGCTATCACACCCCTTTCTGAACCTGAAGCAGTTGACTTGGTTAAGACTGTTTTTGCTTCTGCGACTGAGAGGGATATCTACACT GGAGACAAGCTTGAGATCATGATTCTCAAGGCGGATGGCATCAGGACCGAAGTCATGGAATTGAGGAAAGACTAA
- the LOC106413956 gene encoding actin-related protein 7-like, whose product MEALVVDAGSKLLKAGAAVPDQSPAMIIPSQMKRMVDDDGPSTVSEDVTLDPIERGFVRDWDAMEDLLRYVVYTGLGWEEGSEGNILFTDPLSTPKAIREQLVQLMFETFNVSGFYASEQAVLSLYAVGRISGCTLDIGHGKIDIAPVLEGAVQHIASKRFELGGTELTKLLAQELGKSNPSMSLSMSDVENLKEQYANCAEDEIAYEKTQNCEIEQHTLPDGQVISIGRERYSVGEALFQPSILGLEEHGIVEQLVRIISTVSSENHRQLLENTVLCGGTTSMTGFETRFQKEASLCSSAIRPTLVKPPEYMQEDVGLYSAWVGGAILAKVVFPQNQHVTKADYDETGPSVVHRKCF is encoded by the exons ATGGAAGCACTTGTCGTAGACGCTGGCTCTAAGCTCCTGAAAGCGGGAGCAGCGGTTCCTGATCAGTCTCCTGCAATGATAATCCCATCTCAGATGAAACGAATGGTTGATGATGATGGGCCATCCACTGTTTCTGAAGATGTCACTCTTGACCCTATCGAAAGAGGGTTCGTTAGAGACTGGGATGCTATGGAGGATCTGTTGAGGTACGTTGTGTACACTGGGCTTGGATGGGAGGAGGGCAGCGAAGGCAATATACTCTTCACTGATCCACTCTCTACTCCTAAG GCTATTAGGGAGCAACTGGTGCAGTTGATGTTTGAAACATTCAATGTGTCTGGATTCTATGCGTCAGAGCAAGCAGTGTTGTCTCTTTATGCTGTTGGAAGGATCTCCGGTTGCACTCTTGATATTGGCCATGGGAAGATAG ATATTGCCCCAGTTCTTGAAGGAGCTGTGCAGCACATTGCCTCGAAACGGTTTGAGCTAGGTGGAACCGAACTTACAAAACTCTTGGCCCAAGAGCTTGGAAAATCCAATCCTTCGATGAGTCTCAGCATGTCTGATGTTGAAAATCTCAAGGAACAGTATGCAAACTGTGCCGAGGATGAGATTGCTTACGAGAAAACCCAAAACTGTGAAATTGAGCAGCACACGCTTCCCGATGGACAG GTGATAAGCATTGGGAGAGAGAGATACTCTGTTGGTGAAGCTTTGTTTCAGCCATCAATATTAGGACTAGAGGAGCATGGAATAGTTGAACAGCTTGTCCGGATTATCTCCACAGTGTCATCTGAGAACCATAGGCAGCTCTTGGAGAACACTGTACTTTGCGGCGGTACAACCTCCATGACAG GATTCGAAACCAGGTTTCAGAAAGAAGCAAGCTTGTGCTCATCTGCTATTAGGCCAACGCTGGTGAAACCGCCGGAGTATATGCAGGAGGATGTGGGACTGTACTCGGCTTGGGTAGGAGGAGCGATACTAGCTAAAGTGGTGTTTCCACAGAACCAGCATGTTACTAAAGCTGACTATGACGAGACTGGACCATCGGTGGTTCACAGAAAATGTTTCTGA
- the LOC106415939 gene encoding uncharacterized protein LOC106415939, with translation MNPHKTEEDLFHHHDLDPTNLLSQPPHPSIHHHSHNPEEDPTFSLPEFVLFRSSPSLDSPSHSSDEQDSLSHPTPETPKIPNPRISISTQEPRDWDYINPEPHISSQFYTFNSDSHSLMILCLREGRLASPAEIRVATPRSVLKSWRSVWKDRNEDTAYVTAWKRIQDKLTARLDPASGNEFLCFKNNTRQFVSHVSQWQDIVMGFHGDGDLKHLGVRETIDRIKQVWTVGAKLYGIPESFIRVCVAACGVCNAVTGSGSRNKRRRFEYTESFDVPAKDVADRLQELAAKHKVVLCIRQKYIRYKPFMAEVKDYACHRAGEPASKKSRVLKREPYQSKRCGCGFRIRAIVPIANYNEKDKTFVYEEEGTAVFKMYAVHSGHEPGAMDGNARIMHRLVGHKGFLMEHDVVYGVREELGSEEIGKDDGGDMRLSVLHQVHELRSELGTLEGKIGKIPEEMLGSVSRELFEMLNKIRNIDEEGVKGTTGLLSDKEMLVGDNDLAHWSDHHHHHEMYGDGKDTELIEDDEDSFGRSLDDVVPWEQIRPPSGCTSPKDILSETSCKPEKWLKCNDFDEKSILNCEDSKLTKPMRDDEGIVSDVGLVGIQVDSFYQENSKWYDSPCEEDNGFRHGEIL, from the coding sequence ATGAATCCACACAAAACCGAAGAAGATCTGTTCCACCACCACGATCTCGACCCAACAAACCTACTCTCTCAACCACCACACCCTTCCATCCACCACCACAGCCACAACCCCGAGGAAGATCCAACCTTCTCTCTCCCGGAGTTCGTCCTCTTCCGCTCCTCCCCCTCCCTAGACTCCCCATCCCACTCCTCCGACGAACAGGACTCCTTATCCCACCCCACCCCCGAAACCCCCAAAATCCCAAACCCTAGAATCTCAATCTCAACCCAAGAGCCCCGAGACTGGGACTACATCAACCCAGAGCCCCACATCTCCTCCCAATTCTACACCTTCAACTCCGATTCCCACTCCCTCATGATCCTCTGCCTCCGCGAAGGCCGCCTCGCCTCCCCCGCCGAGATCCGCGTCGCCACCCCTCGCTCCGTCCTCAAGTCCTGGCGCTCCGTCTGGAAAGACCGCAACGAGGACACCGCCTACGTCACCGCGTGGAAACGCATCCAGGACAAGCTCACCGCTCGCCTCGACCCCGCCTCGGGAAACGAGTTCCTCTGCTTTAAAAACAACACCAGGCAGTTCGTGTCGCACGTTAGCCAGTGGCAGGACATAGTCATGGGGTTCCACGGTGACGGCGACTTGAAACACTTGGGGGTTAGAGAGACTATCGATAGGATTAAACAAGTGTGGACCGTTGGTGCTAAGTTGTATGGTATCCCAGAGAGTTTTATTAGGGTCTGTGTAGCGGCGTGTGGTGTTTGTAATGCGGTTACTGGGTCCGGTTCGAGGAATAAACGGCGGCGTTTTGAGTATACTGAGTCTTTCGATGTCCCTGCGAAGGATGTTGCTGATAGGTTGCAGGAGTTAGCTGCTAAGCATAAGGTTGTGCTGTGTATTAGGCAGAAGTATATTAGGTACAAGCCGTTTATGGCCGAGGTGAAGGATTACGCTTGTCATAGAGCTGGTGAGCCTGCGTCGAAGAAGTCCAGGGTTTTGAAGAGGGAGCCTTATCAGTCTAAGAGGTGTGGTTgtgggtttaggattagagctATTGTCCCCATTGCTAATTATAATGAAAAGGATAAGACTTTTGTTTATGAGGAGGAAGGGACAGCTGTTTTTAAGATGTACGCTGTTCATTCGGGGCATGAGCCTGGGGCGATGGATGGGAACGCGAGGATCATGCATCGGCTTGTTGGTCATAAGGGTTTTTTGATGGAGCATGATGTGGTTTATGGTGTGAGGGAAGAGTTGGGAAGTGAAGAGATTGGGAAGGATGATGGTGGAGATATGCGTTTGAGTGTGTTGCATCAGGTGCATGAGCTGAGGAGTGAGCTTGGTACGCTAGAAGGGAAGATTGGGAAGATTCCGGAAGAGATGTTGGGTTCAGTGTCCAGAGAGTTGTTTGAGATGCTCAACAAGATCAGGAACATCGATGAAGAGGGTGTTAAGGGAACAACGGGCTTGCTTTCCGACAAGGAAATGCTTGTTGGAGATAACGATTTAGCTCATTGGAGTgaccatcatcatcaccatgaAATGTATGGAGATGGGAAGGATACAGAGCTtattgaagatgatgaagacaGTTTCGGGAGGAGCCTTGATGATGTTGTTCCTTGGGAACAGATAAGGCCACCATCTGGGTGTACAAGCCCAAAGGATATCTTGTCTGAGACATCATGTAAGCCTGAGAAATGGTTAAAGTGCAATGACTTTGATGAGAAGAGCATTCTGAACTGTGAAGATTCGAAACTAACAAAACCGATGAGAGACGATGAAGGTATAGTATCAGACGTAGGTTTAGTTGGTATACAAGTGGATAGCTTCTATCAAGAAAACTCAAAATGGTATGATTCTCCTTGTGAAGAAGACAATGGATTCAGACATGGAGAGATTTTGTAG
- the LOC106391102 gene encoding fasciclin-like arabinogalactan protein 10, with amino-acid sequence MASSSRALSLLTTFTLSLLAVLSTVSGHNITQILSESPEYSSFNSYLSQTKLADEINSRTTITLLVLNNGAMSSLAGKHPLSVVKNALSLLVLLDYYDPVKLHKISQGTTLTTTLYQTTGNAPGNLGFVNITDLKGGKVGFGSAAPGSKLASTYTKLVKQIPYNISVLEIDAPIIAPGILTAPAPSADGLNNITGLLEKAGCKTFANLLVTSGVLKTYVSTVEKGLTVFAPSDEAFKAEGVPDLTKLTQAEVVSLLEYHALAEYKPKGSLKTNKDAISTLATNGAGKYDLTTSTSGDEVILHTGIGPSRLADTVVDETPVVIFTVDKVLLPTELFGKSPSPAPAPEPVSAPTPSPAKSPSPAEAPSPVAASPPAPPVDNSPEGAPSDSPTSSEDSNAKNAAFHVCASAYVTTVLVTFAATSLLL; translated from the coding sequence ATGGCTTCTTCATCAcgtgctctctctctcctcaccaCATTCACTCTATCTCTCCTCGCCGTCCTTTCCACCGTCTCCGGCCACAACATCACCCAAATCCTCTCCGAATCACCTGAATACTCCTCCTTCAACAGCTACCTCTCCCAAACAAAGCTCGCCGACGAAATCAACAGCCGCACCACCATCACCCTCCTCGTCCTCAACAATGGCGCAATGTCTTCCCTCGCCGGAAAACACCCACTCTCCGTCGTCAAAAACGCCCTCAGCCTCCTCGTCCTCCTCGATTACTACGACCCCGTCAAGCTCCACAAGATCTCTCAAGGCACCACACTCACCACCACGCTTTACCAAACCACCGGTAACGCTCCCGGAAACCTAGGCTTCGTCAACATCACCGATCTCAAAGGCGGCAAGGTCGGCTTCGGTTCCGCCGCTCCTGGCTCCAAGCTCGCTTCAACCTACACCAAGTTAGTTAAGCAGATCCCTTACAACATCTCCGTCCTCGAAATCGACGCTCCGATCATCGCTCCCGGAATCTTAACCGCTCCGGCTCCCTCCGCCGACGGTCTCAACAACATCACCGGACTTCTCGAGAAAGCCGGTTGCAAAACCTTCGCTAACTTGCTCGTCACGAGCGGTGTGCTCAAGACCTACGTATCCACCGTTGAAAAAGGGTTGACTGTTTTTGCACCGTCCGATGAAGCTTTCAAAGCCGAAGGCGTACCGGATCTAACCAAGCTCACGCAAGCTGAGGTGGTCTCGCTCCTAGAGTATCACGCCCTCGCTGAGTACAAACCCAAAGGCTCGTTGAAGACTAATAAAGATGCAATCTCCACGTTAGCTACTAACGGTGCCGGTAAATATGATTTAACGACGTCAACCTCGGGCGATGAAGTTATTCTCCACACTGGCATTGGACCGTCGAGACTCGCTGACACGGTGGTGGATGAGACACCCGTCGTGATATTCACGGTGGATAAAGTCCTCCTCCCTACCGAGCTCTTCGGAAAATCACCATCTCCGGCGCCGGCGCCGGAACCTGTAAGTGCACCGACACCATCTCCGGCTAAGTCGCCGTCTCCAGCTGAAGCGCCGTCACCAGTCGCAGCTTCACCGCCTGCGCCTCCAGTTGATAATTCGCCGGAAGGAGCTCCGTCAGACTCGCCGACAAGTTCAGAGGACAGCAATGCTAAAAACGCGGCGTTTCACGTGTGCGCTTCTGCGTACGTCACCACTGTATTGGTCACATTTGCCGCTACATCTCTATTGCTATAA